A stretch of the Tardiphaga sp. 709 genome encodes the following:
- the phhA gene encoding phenylalanine 4-monooxygenase codes for MTELDHSTEKSRYLNAPKRPDFTLDQDWGSYSAAEHDRWDRLFARAQTVLKGRACDEFLAALKTLQLSESGIPDLEKLSARLKPLTGWQIVPVAELVPDEIFFDHLANRRFPAGAFIRPEHEMDYLQEPDIFHDVFGHVPLLANPVYADFMEAYGKGGQRAMALGRLKNLARLYWYTVEFGLMKSADGLRIFGAGILSSATESVFALEDASPNRITFDLERVMRTNYIIDDFQQSYFVIESFEKLLQDSYQDFGPLYTRLARADDIAADDVTPEDHVISRGTLDYFKRKRASAIH; via the coding sequence ATGACAGAGCTGGATCATTCGACCGAAAAGAGCCGCTACCTCAACGCCCCGAAACGCCCGGACTTCACGCTGGACCAGGACTGGGGCTCCTACTCCGCCGCCGAGCATGATCGCTGGGACCGTCTGTTCGCCCGCGCGCAGACCGTCCTTAAAGGCCGTGCCTGCGACGAATTCCTCGCCGCACTGAAAACGCTGCAGCTGTCCGAATCCGGGATTCCTGATCTGGAGAAACTGAGCGCACGTCTAAAGCCGCTGACTGGCTGGCAGATCGTGCCGGTTGCCGAACTGGTGCCTGACGAGATCTTCTTCGATCATCTTGCCAATCGCCGCTTCCCGGCCGGCGCCTTCATCCGCCCCGAACACGAAATGGATTACCTGCAGGAGCCCGACATCTTCCATGACGTCTTCGGGCACGTTCCGCTATTGGCGAACCCGGTCTATGCCGACTTCATGGAGGCCTATGGAAAAGGCGGCCAGCGCGCGATGGCGCTCGGCCGATTGAAAAACCTGGCACGATTGTACTGGTACACGGTGGAGTTCGGACTGATGAAGAGCGCGGACGGGTTGCGCATCTTCGGCGCCGGCATTCTGTCGTCAGCAACAGAGTCGGTCTTCGCCCTGGAAGACGCCTCGCCGAACCGGATCACGTTCGATCTCGAACGCGTGATGCGGACAAACTACATCATCGATGATTTCCAGCAGAGCTATTTCGTCATCGAGAGCTTCGAGAAACTGCTGCAGGACAGCTATCAGGATTTCGGCCCACTCTATACCCGCCTGGCCAGAGCAGACGACATCGCGGCCGACGATGTAACCCCAGAGGATCACGTCATCAGCCGCGGGACGCTGGACTATTTCAAGCGCAAGCGCGCGTCAGCCATTCATTGA
- a CDS encoding helix-turn-helix transcriptional regulator → MENTNLAFSSHSDFGSDRAKVHSIEKPDPVNLTEVGGLRGARIASVISQINESFADQQFSTRVVAEKLGLSVRYVQDLLQGSGLSITDRIMELRLEKARSMLTGDRQCSLKISEVAAACGFNELSYFHRSFRRRFGASPAKFRIQSMNG, encoded by the coding sequence ATGGAAAACACAAATCTCGCATTCAGCAGCCACTCCGACTTTGGATCCGATCGTGCCAAGGTGCACAGCATCGAAAAGCCGGACCCCGTGAACCTCACCGAGGTCGGCGGCCTGCGCGGAGCGCGGATCGCCAGCGTGATCAGTCAGATCAACGAGAGCTTTGCTGACCAGCAGTTCTCGACCCGGGTGGTCGCCGAGAAGCTCGGCCTGTCCGTCCGCTACGTTCAGGATTTGCTGCAGGGCTCCGGCCTCAGCATCACCGATCGGATCATGGAGTTGAGGCTTGAAAAGGCCCGCAGCATGCTGACCGGCGATCGCCAGTGCAGCCTGAAGATCAGCGAAGTCGCGGCCGCCTGCGGCTTCAACGAACTATCCTATTTCCACCGCAGCTTCCGTCGTCGCTTCGGCGCGTCGCCGGCTAAATTCCGCATCCAGTCAATGAATGGCTGA
- a CDS encoding outer membrane protein, translating into MKQLLLGAIGILSLGNAAIAADVPARAYTKAPVIDPAYNWTGFYAGVHAGYGFGATEWQILNIGTDGALGGIQAGYNQQIGNLLLGIEADISFSGIKGNRSVSVLNQATLTQTSQINWLSTVTGRVGFANGRWLTYAKGGFAWANEDHGYDVQVSVPGPDRITLSGSETRRGWVVGAGMEYALANSWSLRGEYNFISFPDHDFDFNGTQASAGPIASTTSTKQTLHLIKLGANYQFGAPNEAKPIPPLQYAQSGFDWTGLYLGAQAGYGSGQGDWRDYTPVGKFSMTGGFGGGQIGANVQLGVIVMGVEGELVGGDIGGGTRINVGGNLDMSSRTDWLAMATARIGMVTNERWLTYLKGGVAVAGDHHAISAVSGPMFVNLDGARIHTGYVVGAGVEYAFAPSWSVKAEYNYIGFGHDKASLEGVINAPPTVGSYYFNSDIAQSMQLGKIGVNYHFAP; encoded by the coding sequence ATGAAACAGCTTCTCCTCGGCGCCATCGGCATCCTCAGCCTCGGCAATGCCGCCATCGCCGCAGATGTGCCGGCCCGCGCCTACACCAAGGCTCCTGTGATCGACCCCGCCTATAACTGGACCGGCTTTTACGCCGGCGTTCATGCCGGTTACGGTTTCGGCGCGACTGAATGGCAGATCCTGAATATCGGGACCGACGGCGCGCTGGGCGGCATTCAGGCCGGCTACAATCAACAGATCGGCAACCTGCTGCTCGGCATCGAGGCCGACATCAGCTTTAGCGGCATCAAGGGCAATCGCTCGGTGAGCGTTCTGAACCAGGCCACACTGACCCAGACGTCGCAAATCAACTGGTTATCGACCGTGACCGGGCGCGTTGGCTTCGCCAATGGCCGCTGGCTCACCTACGCCAAGGGCGGCTTCGCCTGGGCCAATGAAGATCACGGCTACGACGTTCAGGTCTCGGTGCCGGGGCCGGACAGAATCACACTATCCGGCAGCGAGACACGGCGGGGTTGGGTCGTCGGCGCCGGCATGGAATATGCGCTTGCCAACAGCTGGTCGCTACGCGGCGAATATAATTTCATCAGCTTCCCCGACCACGACTTCGACTTTAACGGCACTCAGGCCTCTGCCGGGCCGATCGCCTCCACCACCTCGACCAAGCAGACGCTGCATCTCATCAAGCTCGGCGCGAACTACCAGTTCGGCGCTCCGAACGAAGCCAAGCCGATCCCGCCGCTGCAATACGCACAGTCGGGATTCGACTGGACCGGGCTCTATCTCGGTGCGCAGGCCGGCTACGGATCTGGACAAGGCGACTGGCGCGACTATACGCCGGTTGGCAAGTTCTCGATGACCGGCGGCTTCGGCGGCGGCCAGATCGGTGCCAATGTGCAGCTCGGCGTGATCGTCATGGGCGTCGAAGGCGAACTGGTCGGCGGTGATATTGGCGGGGGTACCCGCATCAACGTCGGCGGCAATCTCGACATGAGTTCGCGAACTGACTGGCTAGCGATGGCTACCGCGCGCATCGGTATGGTGACCAACGAGCGCTGGCTGACCTATCTCAAGGGCGGTGTCGCCGTCGCCGGGGATCATCATGCGATATCGGCGGTGTCGGGCCCGATGTTCGTAAATCTCGATGGAGCTCGTATCCATACCGGCTACGTGGTCGGTGCCGGCGTGGAATACGCCTTCGCGCCAAGCTGGTCCGTCAAGGCGGAGTACAACTACATCGGCTTCGGTCATGACAAAGCGAGCCTCGAAGGCGTCATCAACGCGCCTCCGACCGTCGGCTCCTATTATTTCAATTCCGATATTGCGCAGAGCATGCAGCTCGGAAAGATCGGCGTGAACTATCACTTTGCGCCATAA
- a CDS encoding glycosyltransferase family 39 protein: MTTQELRLVRGTAAVVVGLVLLRLAAAAWTPLTFDEAYYWMWSKHLAGGYYDHPPMVAVVIRLGTMIAGDTEFGVRVVSVLLALPMSWAVYRTAELLFGGRRTASTAVILLNATMITSVGLMIVTPDAPVLVASSFVLLALAQVLATGQGAWWLAVGLAVGVALLSKYTALFFGPAILIWLIAVPKMRRWLISPWPYLGGLVALAVFSPVLFWNAEHGWVSFIKQLGRARIDHFNPAFIAELIPTQFAFATPLVFILGVMGLYALAVRRPGAWPARVLLNAMFWVIVLYFGWHALHSRVEANWFAPVYPTLAIIAAVAATIVQWKPREQRTVDFCLRWAGPTGVVMFTALVVQANTGLLSGYKRDATVRSIGVGFVELAADVEAVRVRVGATCVVAPDYGTTGWLTFYLPKGTCVFQRTQRIRWVNMPEPSAEQLSGKLLLVGEQNAAANPEWRAAFANIEKVADLKRKRGPLVVENVELNLLQDAKGDVLDRSPPPEMLPR, translated from the coding sequence ATGACCACGCAGGAACTGCGGCTGGTTCGCGGCACCGCGGCCGTGGTCGTCGGTCTGGTGCTGCTGCGGCTCGCGGCGGCCGCATGGACGCCGCTGACCTTCGACGAAGCCTATTACTGGATGTGGTCGAAGCATCTGGCCGGCGGTTACTACGATCACCCGCCGATGGTCGCGGTGGTGATCCGGCTCGGCACCATGATCGCGGGCGATACCGAATTCGGTGTACGCGTCGTCTCGGTCCTGCTGGCGTTGCCGATGAGCTGGGCGGTGTATCGCACGGCCGAGTTGCTCTTCGGCGGTCGACGGACCGCGTCAACGGCGGTGATCCTGCTCAATGCGACGATGATCACGTCGGTCGGCTTGATGATCGTCACGCCGGACGCGCCGGTACTGGTCGCTTCGAGTTTCGTGTTGTTGGCGCTGGCCCAGGTGCTGGCCACCGGGCAGGGCGCGTGGTGGCTCGCGGTGGGCCTGGCCGTCGGCGTAGCGCTGCTATCGAAATATACCGCACTGTTTTTCGGGCCGGCGATCCTGATCTGGTTGATTGCGGTGCCGAAGATGCGGCGCTGGTTGATCTCGCCATGGCCCTATCTCGGCGGTCTGGTAGCGCTCGCAGTGTTCTCGCCGGTGCTGTTCTGGAATGCCGAACATGGCTGGGTGTCTTTCATCAAGCAACTCGGACGTGCCCGGATCGATCACTTCAATCCGGCCTTCATCGCTGAACTGATTCCGACGCAATTCGCCTTCGCGACACCGCTGGTGTTCATTCTCGGCGTGATGGGCCTCTATGCCCTAGCCGTCCGCAGGCCCGGCGCGTGGCCGGCGCGGGTGCTGCTGAATGCAATGTTCTGGGTCATCGTGCTGTATTTCGGCTGGCACGCGCTGCACAGCCGCGTCGAGGCCAACTGGTTCGCGCCGGTCTATCCGACGCTGGCCATCATTGCTGCCGTCGCGGCAACCATTGTGCAATGGAAGCCGCGAGAGCAGCGCACGGTGGACTTCTGCCTGCGCTGGGCGGGGCCGACCGGCGTCGTGATGTTCACAGCACTGGTGGTGCAGGCCAATACGGGTCTGCTGTCCGGCTACAAGCGTGACGCGACAGTACGCAGCATCGGCGTGGGGTTCGTTGAGCTGGCGGCCGACGTCGAGGCGGTTCGCGTCCGTGTCGGGGCGACATGCGTGGTGGCGCCCGATTACGGCACCACGGGTTGGCTGACCTTCTATTTGCCGAAGGGGACCTGTGTCTTCCAGCGCACCCAGCGCATTCGCTGGGTGAACATGCCGGAGCCGAGCGCAGAGCAGCTGTCTGGCAAGCTTTTGCTGGTGGGTGAGCAAAATGCCGCTGCCAATCCGGAATGGCGGGCGGCTTTTGCGAATATCGAGAAAGTGGCTGACCTCAAACGCAAGCGTGGCCCGCTGGTCGTGGAGAATGTCGAGCTGAACCTTCTCCAGGACGCGAAGGGCGATGTACTTGATCGGTCGCCGCCACCCGAGATGTTGCCGCGTTAG
- a CDS encoding glycosyltransferase family 2 protein, with protein MNEAIRPGPGQILQAGAPLQLSVVVPTFNERGNVATLVQRLDAALVGISWEVIFVDDNSPDGTADAVRELARGDSRVRCIRRIGRRGLSGACIEGMLASSAPCAAVIDGDLQHDETQLGKMLGLIESGAAELVIGSRYIEGGSADSFNQQRLGASKFATAVAQRVLKVEIADPMSGFFMIRRDRFEQLAPRLSTQGFKILLDVVATAGGDLRVIEVPYTFGSRLHGESKLDSMVALDFLGLVLAKLTNDTVSLRFLLFALVGSIGLFVHFAVLFVALEVFDAPFAEAQAIAALCAMTGNFLLNNFLTYRDQRLKGLGIIRGLLIFYVVCSVGLLANVGVAWSVFDQEPIWWLAGAAGALMGVVWNYGMSGLFVWRKR; from the coding sequence ATGAACGAAGCCATCAGACCGGGGCCCGGACAGATATTGCAGGCGGGCGCTCCGCTGCAGCTGTCCGTCGTCGTCCCCACTTTCAACGAGCGCGGCAATGTCGCCACCCTGGTGCAGCGGCTGGACGCGGCGCTGGTCGGCATTTCCTGGGAAGTCATTTTCGTCGACGACAATTCGCCGGACGGCACGGCCGACGCGGTACGTGAGCTGGCGCGGGGTGACTCGCGCGTGCGCTGCATCCGGCGCATCGGCCGGCGCGGCCTGTCCGGCGCCTGCATTGAGGGCATGTTGGCCTCCAGCGCGCCCTGCGCGGCCGTGATCGACGGAGACTTGCAGCACGATGAGACCCAGCTAGGCAAGATGCTTGGTCTGATCGAGAGCGGCGCCGCCGAACTGGTGATTGGCAGCCGCTATATCGAGGGCGGCAGCGCCGACAGTTTCAATCAGCAGCGGCTCGGTGCCAGCAAGTTCGCGACCGCGGTCGCGCAGCGGGTGCTGAAGGTCGAGATCGCCGATCCGATGAGCGGCTTCTTCATGATCCGCCGCGATCGTTTTGAACAACTGGCACCGAGACTGTCCACTCAGGGCTTCAAAATTCTGCTCGATGTCGTGGCGACAGCCGGGGGCGACCTGCGCGTCATCGAAGTGCCTTACACCTTCGGTTCGCGGCTGCATGGCGAGAGCAAGCTCGATTCCATGGTGGCGCTCGATTTCCTGGGCCTCGTGCTGGCAAAGCTGACCAACGATACCGTATCGCTGCGCTTCCTGCTGTTCGCGCTGGTCGGTTCGATCGGTCTGTTCGTGCATTTCGCCGTGCTGTTCGTCGCACTTGAAGTCTTCGATGCGCCATTCGCCGAGGCGCAGGCCATTGCGGCGCTTTGCGCTATGACCGGCAACTTCCTGCTCAACAATTTCCTCACCTATCGCGACCAGCGGCTGAAAGGTCTCGGCATCATCCGCGGTCTGTTGATCTTCTACGTGGTCTGCAGCGTGGGTCTGCTCGCCAATGTCGGCGTGGCTTGGTCGGTCTTCGACCAAGAGCCTATCTGGTGGCTGGCCGGTGCGGCCGGCGCGCTGATGGGCGTGGTCTGGAATTACGGGATGTCCGGCCTGTTCGTGTGGCGGAAACGGTGA
- a CDS encoding M20/M25/M40 family metallo-hydrolase → MRRSLGPCLFAASLTLASFGTSHVTAQTIDTVTTTLLSDSRVMAALEAIKADDARTLKEQIRITEIPAPPFKENVRGNYILSRFQELGFKDAVIDAEGNVIARRKGTAGTPKLVISAHQDTVFPEGTDVTVKEKDGVYLAPGIGDDARGLAALLSLMQTLNTQQIATVGDVMFVASVGEEELGNLRGVKALFRDNKDIDGFISIDGLGVTRIVNQGTGSHRYEMIFKGPGGHSFQEFGLPSATHALGRAVAKISELQTPADPKTTFTVGTVNGGTSVNAIAAEARMTIDMRSNSTEELLKLEARLLDQVKDAVGEENKRWGSDKITVEIKLIGDRPAGVVAEDSPLVQATARAVTALTRAPHVTFAGSSTDSNLAMSLGIPAVTIGGGGQGGNWHSRNEWYKPVDAYIGPQNALLTMLVLTGVEGVTKPVLPARH, encoded by the coding sequence ATGCGACGCTCGCTCGGACCATGCCTATTCGCTGCATCGCTGACGCTGGCATCCTTCGGCACCAGCCATGTCACCGCGCAGACAATTGATACCGTCACGACGACACTGCTGTCCGATTCGCGCGTCATGGCTGCGCTCGAGGCCATCAAGGCCGACGACGCCCGCACCCTGAAAGAGCAGATCCGGATCACCGAAATTCCCGCGCCTCCGTTCAAGGAGAACGTGCGCGGCAACTATATTCTGTCACGGTTTCAGGAACTGGGCTTCAAGGACGCCGTGATTGACGCCGAGGGCAATGTGATCGCCCGGCGCAAGGGCACCGCCGGAACGCCGAAGCTGGTCATCTCCGCACATCAGGACACTGTATTTCCCGAGGGGACCGACGTCACGGTGAAGGAAAAGGACGGCGTCTATCTGGCGCCCGGGATCGGTGACGATGCCCGTGGGCTCGCGGCCCTGTTGTCTTTGATGCAGACCCTCAACACGCAGCAGATCGCGACGGTCGGGGACGTCATGTTCGTCGCCAGCGTCGGCGAAGAAGAGCTGGGCAATCTGCGCGGCGTCAAAGCCCTGTTTCGCGACAACAAGGACATCGACGGCTTCATCTCGATCGACGGCCTCGGCGTCACGCGCATCGTCAACCAGGGAACAGGAAGCCACCGCTACGAGATGATCTTCAAGGGTCCGGGCGGTCACAGTTTTCAGGAATTCGGCTTGCCGAGCGCGACCCATGCGCTGGGCCGCGCGGTCGCGAAAATCTCGGAGCTGCAGACACCCGCGGATCCAAAAACCACCTTCACGGTCGGAACGGTGAATGGCGGCACATCCGTCAACGCCATCGCTGCCGAAGCACGCATGACGATCGACATGCGATCGAATTCGACCGAAGAACTGTTGAAACTCGAAGCGAGGCTTCTCGATCAGGTGAAGGACGCAGTTGGTGAAGAAAACAAGCGCTGGGGATCGGACAAGATCACTGTCGAGATCAAACTGATTGGCGACCGTCCGGCGGGCGTTGTCGCGGAAGACTCTCCCCTCGTGCAGGCGACCGCGCGCGCCGTAACCGCGCTGACCCGCGCGCCCCATGTCACCTTTGCCGGCTCCAGCACGGACTCCAATCTCGCGATGTCGCTCGGCATTCCTGCGGTGACCATCGGCGGCGGCGGCCAGGGCGGCAACTGGCATTCGCGCAATGAATGGTACAAGCCCGTGGATGCGTATATCGGGCCGCAAAATGCACTGCTCACGATGCTTGTGCTGACCGGCGTGGAGGGTGTGACCAAGCCAGTGCTGCCGGCGCGACACTGA
- a CDS encoding DUF72 domain-containing protein, giving the protein MVAKSGQIRIGIGGWTFEPWRGTFYPEKLTQAKELGYAASKLTSIEINGTYYGSQKPESFRKWASEVPNDFVFSLKGPRFATNRKVLAEAGDSVKRFYDSGVLELGDKLGPVLWQFMPTKKFDEADFGGFLELLPRELDGRALRHVVEVRHNSFCTPAFIALLREHKIPVVFSEHATYPAIADVTADFVYLRLQKGEDSIPTAYPPKALDAWVKRFQDWAGGGEPGDLPRVGDGKVKKQPRDVFAYVIHEAKVRAPHGAMALIERLK; this is encoded by the coding sequence ATGGTTGCGAAATCCGGACAAATCCGTATCGGCATCGGCGGCTGGACCTTCGAGCCGTGGCGCGGGACATTTTACCCGGAAAAGCTGACCCAGGCGAAGGAGCTTGGCTACGCCGCCTCCAAGCTGACCTCCATCGAGATCAACGGCACCTATTATGGCTCGCAGAAGCCAGAGAGCTTTCGCAAATGGGCGAGCGAGGTGCCGAATGATTTCGTGTTCTCGCTGAAGGGCCCGCGCTTCGCCACCAACCGCAAGGTGCTTGCAGAAGCTGGCGATAGCGTGAAGCGCTTTTATGATTCCGGCGTGCTCGAACTCGGCGACAAGCTTGGCCCGGTGCTGTGGCAGTTCATGCCGACCAAGAAATTCGACGAGGCCGATTTCGGCGGCTTCCTCGAACTGCTGCCACGCGAACTGGATGGCCGCGCCCTGCGCCACGTGGTCGAGGTGCGGCATAACAGTTTCTGCACGCCGGCTTTCATCGCCCTGCTGCGCGAGCACAAGATCCCCGTTGTGTTCTCCGAACACGCGACCTATCCGGCGATCGCTGATGTCACCGCGGACTTCGTTTATCTGCGCCTACAGAAGGGTGAGGATTCGATCCCGACCGCCTATCCGCCCAAGGCGCTTGATGCCTGGGTCAAGCGCTTTCAGGATTGGGCTGGCGGCGGCGAGCCCGGCGACCTGCCACGTGTCGGCGATGGCAAAGTGAAGAAGCAGCCGCGCGACGTGTTTGCCTATGTGATTCACGAGGCCAAGGTGCGCGCACCGCACGGCGCGATGGCGCTGATCGAACGGCTAAAGTAA
- a CDS encoding tripartite tricarboxylate transporter substrate binding protein: MVGALSVIALALVSFHSAVSAQGAYPDRPVRIIVPIAPGGSYDLVGRHLADALAKRTGQAFFVENKPGAGTVVGTQAAAQSDADGYTLMVGGLSNMAFNSALYAKLAYDPLKDFVPVALVYKFGYVMVGRKDLPQQTPKEIVAAALDKPGSITVATAGVGTGQQLVAAAFMKSAGVKLQEVPYRGSPPAFADLLAGRIDLFFDSIAAGLPYVQTGQVRGIAVLSSKRSPLAPDVPTMAEAGVPGLDVDSWLGIFVPAKTPPAVIAKLRQDIRAVLPDLKERFEKSGGEPWDMPDDKLNGFIASEHATWTKLIREAGIKLD, encoded by the coding sequence ATGGTTGGTGCTTTGAGCGTGATTGCGCTCGCGCTTGTGTCTTTTCATTCTGCAGTGTCGGCACAGGGCGCGTATCCGGATCGTCCGGTCAGGATCATCGTGCCGATCGCGCCTGGCGGGAGCTACGATCTGGTCGGACGGCATCTTGCCGATGCGCTGGCAAAGCGAACGGGGCAGGCGTTCTTTGTCGAGAACAAGCCCGGGGCGGGCACTGTCGTGGGCACGCAGGCTGCGGCCCAGAGCGACGCCGACGGCTATACGCTGATGGTTGGCGGCCTCTCCAACATGGCCTTCAATTCCGCGCTTTACGCCAAGCTTGCCTATGATCCGCTCAAGGATTTCGTGCCGGTCGCGCTGGTCTACAAGTTTGGCTACGTCATGGTTGGCCGCAAGGATCTGCCGCAGCAGACGCCGAAGGAAATCGTTGCCGCCGCACTGGACAAGCCGGGGTCGATCACCGTGGCGACCGCCGGCGTCGGGACCGGCCAGCAATTGGTGGCCGCGGCCTTCATGAAGTCTGCCGGCGTCAAGCTGCAGGAGGTGCCTTACAGGGGATCTCCACCGGCCTTCGCCGATCTGCTGGCAGGCCGCATCGACCTGTTCTTCGACTCGATTGCGGCCGGGCTACCTTATGTGCAGACGGGGCAGGTGAGGGGCATCGCGGTGCTGTCGTCGAAGCGGAGTCCGCTGGCGCCCGACGTGCCGACCATGGCGGAAGCGGGCGTGCCGGGTCTCGATGTGGATTCATGGCTGGGCATTTTCGTGCCGGCCAAAACGCCGCCTGCGGTGATCGCCAAACTCCGTCAGGATATTCGGGCTGTGTTGCCCGATCTGAAGGAGCGCTTCGAGAAGAGCGGCGGCGAGCCCTGGGATATGCCCGACGACAAGCTCAACGGCTTCATCGCCTCCGAACACGCGACCTGGACGAAATTGATCCGCGAGGCCGGCATCAAGCTGGATTGA
- a CDS encoding DUF488 family protein, translating into MARKIPRLFTVGYEQTPAKAVLDELQNAGVKLLVDVRAVAASRRPGFSKNQLAAGLDERGIGYIHLRGLGTPKDGREAARSGKLAALEKIYMAHLKTPQAREEMDELAALVTKSGPVCILCYERDHEHCHRRWIAEIIEEREGAKVQNLLPPQL; encoded by the coding sequence ATGGCTCGCAAGATACCTCGCCTCTTCACCGTCGGTTACGAGCAGACGCCCGCGAAGGCCGTGCTCGATGAACTGCAAAATGCCGGCGTCAAGCTGCTGGTCGATGTACGTGCCGTCGCCGCATCGCGGCGGCCGGGTTTCTCCAAGAATCAGCTTGCCGCCGGCCTCGACGAGCGCGGCATCGGCTACATCCATCTGCGCGGACTGGGCACACCCAAGGACGGCCGCGAAGCCGCGCGTAGCGGCAAGCTCGCAGCGCTTGAGAAAATCTATATGGCGCATCTCAAGACACCGCAGGCACGGGAGGAGATGGATGAGCTGGCGGCGCTGGTGACAAAGTCCGGACCGGTCTGCATCCTCTGCTACGAGCGCGACCACGAACACTGTCATCGGCGATGGATCGCCGAGATCATCGAGGAGCGCGAAGGTGCAAAGGTTCAGAACCTGCTGCCGCCGCAGCTCTGA
- the bcsS gene encoding cellulose biosynthesis protein BcsS, translating into MRWGLALRALCVATTAMVYGSVAAQDAGEIDATIEPASGSSSFWSSLFDTRIKKRRAFDFLSGGMPDRLIYFGGVDASHWSLGAYGGLQWAPAGLNKDGFILRFFLSENLERYTTGTRSDYTQISRAAILPGYLIRSGNLEVQLLAGLDMEADYFYHDQRRSRLRAMLGARGTMDVWWEPTRELMLQYAISGTTIDTGYTTRIAAGWRLFDLFWIGPEAALSNDYFSQQTRIGGHLTGLRTGPYEWSFAAGHVRDNFERQGVYARFGMVMRPPRAPFFEN; encoded by the coding sequence ATGCGTTGGGGACTGGCGTTACGCGCACTCTGTGTCGCCACGACCGCAATGGTCTACGGCAGCGTCGCGGCTCAGGATGCCGGCGAGATCGATGCCACGATCGAACCGGCATCCGGCTCATCGAGCTTCTGGTCGTCCCTGTTCGACACGCGTATCAAAAAACGGCGCGCCTTCGATTTTCTCTCCGGAGGCATGCCAGACCGTCTGATCTATTTCGGCGGCGTGGACGCGTCGCATTGGAGCCTTGGTGCCTATGGCGGCCTGCAATGGGCCCCCGCCGGCCTGAACAAGGATGGCTTCATCCTGCGTTTCTTTCTGTCGGAAAACCTCGAGCGCTACACGACAGGCACGCGCTCCGACTACACCCAGATCAGCCGCGCGGCGATCCTGCCGGGCTACCTCATCCGAAGCGGCAATCTGGAAGTGCAGCTCTTGGCTGGCCTCGATATGGAAGCCGACTATTTCTACCACGATCAGCGCCGCTCCCGGCTTCGCGCGATGCTCGGCGCGCGCGGCACAATGGATGTCTGGTGGGAGCCAACACGCGAGCTGATGCTGCAATATGCCATCTCAGGCACGACCATCGACACTGGCTATACCACGCGCATTGCGGCCGGCTGGCGCCTGTTCGATTTGTTCTGGATCGGCCCGGAGGCTGCACTGTCGAATGATTATTTCAGCCAGCAGACCCGGATCGGCGGCCATCTGACTGGCTTGCGCACCGGTCCCTACGAATGGTCATTCGCCGCGGGACATGTGCGGGACAATTTCGAGCGCCAGGGAGTCTATGCGCGCTTCGGCATGGTCATGCGACCGCCCCGCGCGCCATTCTTCGAGAACTGA